One genomic segment of Panicum virgatum strain AP13 chromosome 2N, P.virgatum_v5, whole genome shotgun sequence includes these proteins:
- the LOC120661845 gene encoding E3 ubiquitin-protein ligase EL5-like translates to MAVTATTVVAATPMLAAVAAVFLTFVLCFYIFLCTKRYGGGRAPPLPAGRGVAAWLRFMLCGGGGGGRGVADGGAEAWCYEGGLDDKSMAKLPRREVGKGEVLDDCAVCITELKAGDTARVLPRCGHGFHVDCVDMWLRSHSTCPLCRCPAVDEPPVPPVRPAVPTPEADPESPNFPTNVLFFGSEDGVSIGRSQHQSPARATPSPPQEHVAAEAARPCGLRRLIGCGGATPPTQPPHHYHHHQHDDTDGDIEMGLAAGESSAASRPVKPPQPGS, encoded by the coding sequence ATGGCGGTGACGGCCACGACGGTCGTGGCGGCGACCCCGATgctggcggccgtggcggcggtcTTCCTCACCTTCGTGCTCTGCTTCTACATCTTCCTCTGCACCAAGCgctacggcggcggcagggcgccgcccctgcccgcggggcgcggcgtcgcggcgtgGTTGCGCTTCATGCTctgcggcgggggaggaggagggaggggagtcgcggacggcggcgccgaggcgtgGTGCTACGAGGGCGGGCTCGACGACAAGTCCATGGCGAAGCTACCGCGCCGGGAGGTGGGCAAGGGCGAGGTGCTCGACGACTGCGCCGTCTGCATCACGGAGCTCAAGGCCGGGGACACGGCGCGCGTGCTGCCGCGGTGCGGCCACGGCTTCCACGTCGACTGCGTCGACATGTGGCTCCGCTCCCACTCCACCTGCCCGCTCTGCCGCTGCCCCGCCGTCGACGAGCCGCCCGTGCCCCCCGTGCGGCCCGCCGTGCCCACGCCGGAGGCCGACCCGGAGTCCCCCAACTTCCCCACCAACGTGCTCTTCTTCGGCTCGGAGGACGGGGTCAGCATCGGTCGTTCGCAGCACCAGTCGCCGGCCCGGGCGACGCCTTCCCCACCGCAAGAGCATGTCGCcgccgaggcggcgcggccgtgTGGGCTGCGGAGGCTGATTGGGTGTGGCGGCGCGACGCCGCCCACGCAGCCGCCGCACCattaccaccaccaccaacacgACGACACGGACGGGGACATCGAGatgggcctcgccgccggcgagagcaGCGCGGCGTCGCGGCCGGTGAAGCCGCCGCAGCCCGGTTCCTGA